In Harmonia axyridis chromosome 6, icHarAxyr1.1, whole genome shotgun sequence, a single window of DNA contains:
- the LOC123682631 gene encoding uncharacterized protein LOC123682631 has product MDKVNEKEGPSTSPNVPTSEEEQILIQPGEQDASPGLTTEEMLLRSSDKEGVKGLEKLVVERHRLSGAARKRMKFLIKKGMAPDEARKEALKPIGPRQTIGHGTKRKRSEYSTPKGKEPERAKHKASKASQSSGASKAPAQIVSTYSQVAAGLKVGIMDKKYPEVILEMDQLKAIEEAILEEIMALGKEESIKPKFQQSLMEPGWLCLTCSDKATVEWLRSIQPKLKPWEGADLRIAEEAELPHPEILVGYLPESQNLSSEKILKLVENQNEGLKTSSWRVLRRGSSGPMVEVTISADRMSVERLRALNWRINYRFGQSSLRLKGSETSGPVSEKPKVEEMGKVGKPPGIEKAEA; this is encoded by the coding sequence ATGGACAAGGTAAATGAAAAAGAAGGGCCCAGCACCAGCCCTAATGTGCCAACCAGTGAGGAAGAACAAATCCTCATTCAGCCTGGGGAACAGGACGCAAGTCCTGGCCTCACCACTGAGGAAATGCTGCTGAGGAGCAGCGATAAAGAGGGCGTAAAGGGCCTCGAAAAGTTGGTGGTCGAGAGACACAGACTCTCTGGGGCTGCCAGAAAGAGGATGAAGTTCCTCATAAAGAAGGGGATGGCGCCTGATGAAGCCAGGAAAGAAGCCCTCAAACCAATTGGTCCCAGGCAGACAATTGGCCACGGGACCAAGAGAAAACGGTCGGAATACAGCACGCCTAAAGGCAAAGAGCCTGAGCGTGCAAAGCATAAGGCTTCGAAAGCCTCGCAGTCCTCAGGAGCTTCCAAGGCTCCTGCACAAATTGTGTCCACCTACAGTCAGGTTGCTGCTGGTCTGAAGGTGGGCATAATGGATAAGAAGTATCCAGAGGTGATCCTAGAAATGGACCAACTGAAGGCCATCGAGGAAGCAATTTTGGAGGAAATTATGGCGCTGGGAAAAGAGGAATCTATAAAGCCTAAGTTCCAGCAATCCCTTATGGAGCCAGGCTGGCTTTGTCTGACATGCTCAGATAAAGCCACAGTTGAGTGGCTCAGGAGCATCCAGCCAAAACTGAAACCCTGGGAGGGAGCTGATTTGAGGATCGCCGAAGAGGCAGAACTCCCTCATCCGGAAATCCTAGTCGGCTATCTCCCAGAAAGCCAGAATCTCTCCAGCGAGAAAATTCTCAAGCTGGTTGAGAACCAAAATGAAGGACTTAAAACCTCCAGCTGGAGAGTCCTGCGAAGGGGATCATCAGGACCCATGGTCGAAGTCACCATCTCGGCTGACAGAATGTCGGTCGAGAGACTTCGAGCACTAAACTGGCGAATTAACTACAGATTTGGCCAATCAAGTCTTCGCCTTAAGGGCTCTGAGACATCTGGCCCGGTGTCGGAAAAGCCTAAGGTGGAAGAAATGGGGAAGGTGGGGAAGCCTCCGGGCATTGAAAAGGCCGAGGCCTAA